Proteins encoded together in one Triticum dicoccoides isolate Atlit2015 ecotype Zavitan chromosome 7B, WEW_v2.0, whole genome shotgun sequence window:
- the LOC119337828 gene encoding F-box protein At5g39450-like: MAVDGAELILSVPDDVLALISAHLRPRDLLALSAASRRLYAALSASDKSWLAQCRRLLPSSLSNLLAWRAAAGGSSLTVCRFLHSVSPLQGLWAHQNPELGNLVAALPGFFSLVAVRAIPQELSPRLLWAPVFEILADADGRPAFLFLHGHHPGSLFPGLLASVNPHANTLLLEAHAPVSSEPSAQFSRLSFGNRRRLLDALVASCRVMLPPELAAAPLFARSDEDLPMLAARREAMLRLHIESSGGMVRRPELEALLGAKKVPPSLPVDSAGERVRLRRSLSAMAGYVRNGLRQMVTRSASANSRSEYADSKHLALDEFLRASESTGLSLRGARLRLSTYRAWPSMHDNRFALYKLTTQVPMPGREYAGLWRGTFGWPPGRPDDERKPGKALFFLLLSYEEDSEGKLLLIATKVLEGTHYVVHPNGSSMFVVRVGEASTEAFPWPTDEDSRSVSIKRCFAGEGIATGYGFRYPGSKPGSLFVLRDGGLAFVWRDNKSVLTLQRLDLEELLRKGERVPTLPPIPNFAYLTKSYSNVFVAIHGSPSCSSSPR; the protein is encoded by the exons ATGGCCGTCGACGGCGCCGAGCTGATCCTCTCGGTGCCGGACGACGTCCTCGCCCTGATCTCCGCCCACCTCCGCCCCCGCGACCTGCTCGCGctctccgccgcctcgcgccgcctctACGCCGCCCTATCCGCCTCCGATAAGTCGTGGCTCGCCcagtgccgccgcctcctcccctcctccctgtCCAACCTCCTCGCCTGGCGGGCCGCCGCCGGGGGCTCCTCCCTCACCGTATGCCGCTTCCTCCACTCCGTGTCCCCGCTCCAAGGCCTCTGGGCGCACCAGAACCCCGAGCTCGGCAACCTCGTTGCCGCGCTCCCGGGCTTCTTTTCCCTCGTCGCCGTCCGCGCCATCCCCCAGGAGCTCTCCCCGCGCCTCCTCTGGGCCCCCGTCTTCGAAATCCTCGCCGACGCCGATGGACGCCCCGCGTTCCTCTTCCTCCACGGCCACCACCCCGGCTCCCTCTTCCCCGGCCTCCTCGCCTCCGTCAACCCCCACGCCAACACACTCCTCCTCGAGGCGCACGCGCCTGTCTCCTCCGAGCCTTCTGCGCAGTTCTCCCGCCTCTCCTTTGGCAACCGCCGCCGGCTGCTGGACGCTCTCGTGGCCTCGTGTCGTGTCATGCTCCCgccggagctcgcggcggccccgCTCTTTGCGCGCTCCGATGAGGACCTGCCGATGCTCGCCGCCCGTCGTGAGGCGATGTTGCGTCTGCACATTGAGTCCAGCGGGGGCATGGTGCGCAGGCCGGAGCTCGAGGCGCTGCTGGGGGCCAAGAAGGTGCCACCGTCGCTGCCGGTGGACAGCGCTGGTGAGAGGGTGCGGCTGCGGAGGAGTCTCTCTGCGATGGCTGGGTACGTCAGGAACGGTCTGCGGCAGATGGTGACGCGCTCTGCATCAGCCAATTCGAGGTCGGAGTACGCGGACAGCAAGCATCTGGCATTGGACGAGTTCTTGCGCGCTAGTGAGAGCACCGGCCTGAGCCTCCGGGGCGCGCGGCTGCGGCTGTCGACCTACCGTGCGTGGCCGAGCATGCACGACAACAGGTTTGCGCTCTACAAGTTGACGACGCAGGTGCCCATGCCCGGCCGGGAATATGCCGGGCTGTGGCGAGGCACATTCGGGTGGCCACCGGGGCGGCCAGACGACGAGCGCAAACCAGGGAAGGctctcttcttcctgctcctctcaTACGAGGAAGACAGCGAGGGGAAGCTTCTTCTGATTGCAACCAAGGTGTTGGAGGGCACGCACTATGTCGTGCATCCGAATGGGTCGTCCATGTTTGTCGTGCGGGTGGGTGAAGCATCAACAGAGGCATTTCCATGGCCGACCGACGAGGATTCCCGCAGTGTGAGCATTAAGAGATGCTTTGCTGGAGAGGGCATTGCTACTGGGTATGGGTTCAGGTACCCTGGCTCAAAGCCCGGGTCACTGTTTGTTCTCCGGGATGGCGGGCTCGCCTTTGTTTGGAGAGACAACAAGTCTGTGCTCACCTTGCAAAGGCTCGACTTGGAGGAGCTGCTGAGGAAAGGGGAGCGTGTGCCCACATTGCCACCGATACCAAACTTTGCGTATCTCACAAAGTCTTACTCCAATGTGTTTGTTGCTATCCATGGAAGTCCCAGCTGCTCATCTTCTCCCAG GTGA